The following coding sequences lie in one Arachis ipaensis cultivar K30076 chromosome B03, Araip1.1, whole genome shotgun sequence genomic window:
- the LOC107630333 gene encoding 40S ribosomal protein S7 — protein sequence MFTSRKKIHKDKDAEPTEFEESVGQALFDLENTNQDLKSDLKDLYINSAVQVDVSGKNRKAVVIHVPYRLRKGFRKIHVKLVRELEKKFSGKDVVLLATRRIVRPPKKGSAVQRPRTRTLTAVHEAMLEDIVLPAEIVGKRVRYRLDGSKVMKVFLDPKERNNTEYKLETFSAVYRKLSGKDVVFEYPIAEN from the exons ATGTTCACATCAAGGAAGAAAATCCACAAAGACAAGGATGCTGAGCCAACTGAGTTTGAAGAGTCAGTTGGGCAG GCATTGTTTGATCTTGAAAACACCAACCAGGATCTTAAGAGTGACCTCAAGGATTTATATATCAATTCCGCAGT TCAAGTTGATGTTTCTGGGAAGAACCGCAAGGCTGTTGTTATCCATGTCCCTTACAGATTGAGGAAAGGCTTCAGGAAGATTCATGTTAAGCTTGTTAGGGAGCTTGAGAAGAAGTTTAGCGGCAAG GATGTAgtcttgcttgccacccggaggatAGTGAGACCTCCAAAGAAGGGTTCTGCCGTTCAACGCCCCCGAACCCGCACCTTGACTGCTGTTCACGAGGCAATGCTGGAGGACATTGTATTGCCTGCTGAGATTGTTGGAAAGCGTGTGAGGTATAGACTCGATGGATCCAAAGTTATGAAG GTTTTCTTGGATCCAAAGGAGCGAAACAACACGGAGTACAAGTTGGAGACCTTTTCTGCTGTGTACAGGAAGCTGTCTGGCAAAGATGTCGTGTTCGAGTATCCCATAGCAGAGAATTAG
- the LOC107632980 gene encoding uncharacterized protein LOC107632980 has protein sequence MSRILNWDELSQASTWQLKKCCNKEQVAFMITVSVYSIVILVLWRTFLLKPFKLITVFLHELSHALACVLTCGSVEGMEVHSDEGGATKTRGGLYLCILPAGYLGSSFWGMLFILASTNLVSTRVAAAFFIAALFLVLFIARNWSLGGLCVGFIIFIGGTWYLQETTPVKILQFIILFIGVMNSLFSIYDIYDDLISRRVNTSDAEKFAEVCPCCCNGVGWGIVWGFISIVFLCGAMYVATVILSQ, from the exons ATGTCGCGGATACTCAATTGGGACGAGTTATCCCAAGCATCCACGTGGCAGCTCAAAAAGTGCTGCAATAAGGAGCAGGTGGCGTTCATGATCACTGTCTCTGTTTACAGCATCGTGATTTTGGTGCTATGGAGAACCTTCTTGCTGAAACCGTTTAAGCTTATAACGGTATTTCTGCATGAGTTAAGCCATGCCTTGGCTTGTGTTCTAACATGTGGCAGTGTGGAAGGAATGGAGGTTCATTCCGACGAAGGCGGAGCCACCAAGACCCGTGGAGGCTTGTACCTGTGCATCTTGCCAGCTGGATATCTTGGTTCATCATTTTGGGGCATGCTCTTCATCCTTGCATCCACCAACCTTGTTTCTACCAGAGTTGCTGCTGCTTTTTTCATTGCTGCTCTTTTTCTTGTCCTCTTCATTGCAAGAAAT TGGAGTCTTGGAGGATTATGTGTTG GATTTATAATATTCATCGGGGGAACATGGTATCTGCAAGAGACAACCCCAGTTAAAATACTACAATTCATTATCTTGTTCATAG GTGTAATGAACAGCTTGTTTTCCATTTATG ATATTTATGATGACCTCATATCGCGAAGAGTAAATACAAGTGATGCAGAAAAATTTGCGGAAGTGTGCCCTTGTTGCTGTAATGGTGTTGGATGGGGTATCGTTTG GGGTTTCATATCAATCGTATTTCTCTGTGGAGCAATGTATGTGGCTACCGTTATCTTGTCGCAATAA
- the LOC107634395 gene encoding uncharacterized protein LOC107634395 — MKPNWELKNCCNHEQVVFLVTVAVCTVLILALWRTLLLTPFKLVTVFLHEASHAVACKLTCGHVEGIQVHADEGGTTQTRGGIYCFILPAGYLGSSFWGMILILASTKLLTARIAAACFIAALLIVLFVAKNWTLRGLCIGFIIFLGIIWILQETTKVRILRYVILFIGVMNSLFSVYDIYDDLISRRVHSSDAEKFAQECPCPCSGVGWGVIWGLISFVFLCGAVYLGAVILS; from the exons ACTGGGAGCTCAAGAATTGCTGCAACCACGAGCAAGTGGTGTTTCTTGTCACTGTTGCTGTCTGCACTGTGCTTATACTTGCACTCTGGAGAACCTTGCTACTCACACCCTTTAAGCTTGTTACTGTCTTTCTTCATGAGGCAAGCCACGCCGTTGCTTGTAAACTTACATGCGGCCAT GTAGAAGGAATCCAGGTTCATGCTGATGAAGGTGGAACAACCCAAACCCGTGGAGgcatttactgcttcatcttgcCAGCTGGAT ATCTTGGTTCATCATTTTGGGGGATGATCTTGATACTTGCGTCAACAAAGCTTCTTACCGCTAGAATAGCTGCTGCTTGTTTTATTGCTGCTCTACTTATTGTCCTCTTTGTAGCCAAAAAT TGGACTCTCCGAGGACTTTGCATTG GATTTATCATTTTCCTTGGAATAATATGGATTCTGCAAGAGACAACCAAAGTTCGAATACTACGATATGTTATCCTGTTCATAG GTGTGATGAACAGCTTGTTTTCTGTTTATG ATATCTATGATGATTTGATATCGCGTCGAGTGCATTCGAGTGATGCAGAGAAATTCGCACAGGAGTGCCCTTGCCCTTGTTCTGGTGTTGGATGGGGTGTTATTTG GGGTTTGATATCATTTGTGTTTCTATGCGGAGCTGTGTACCTGGGTGCTGTCATCTTGTCCTAA